One region of gamma proteobacterium HIMB55 genomic DNA includes:
- a CDS encoding Zn-dependent dipeptidase, microsomal dipeptidase (PFAM: Membrane dipeptidase (Peptidase family M19)), with protein sequence MNSEWTVIDGLQYSAWSREIFEQMHAGGLNCVHVTIAYHENTRETLTRIGEWNQRFESMPDLIRPVFEPSDIAKAKAEGRIGIIFGAQNCSPIEDEIRLVEVMRRLGLMIMQLTYNNQSLLACGCYEDEDSGLTRFGKQVIKEMNRVGMVIDMSHSAERSTLEAIDYSERPVIVSHANPSHFHPALRNKSNKVIDAVAANEGILGFSLYPFHLKNGPKCTLDDFCDMVVWTAERMGIDRIGLGSDLCQSQPQSVLEWMRTGRWSKVMDYGEGSSDNAGWPDSLTWFADNRDFPGIARALSQRGFSDAELGKIMGGNWVDLLERTAVPQST encoded by the coding sequence GTGAATTCAGAGTGGACAGTCATTGACGGGCTTCAGTATTCAGCCTGGTCTAGGGAGATATTCGAGCAGATGCATGCGGGTGGTCTCAACTGCGTGCACGTCACCATTGCCTATCACGAGAACACCCGTGAAACGTTGACGCGAATTGGCGAATGGAACCAGCGATTCGAGTCGATGCCAGACCTTATCCGTCCTGTCTTCGAACCCAGCGATATAGCCAAGGCAAAAGCTGAGGGCCGGATTGGTATCATTTTCGGGGCACAGAACTGCTCACCGATAGAAGATGAGATTCGGTTGGTCGAGGTCATGCGTCGCCTTGGCCTTATGATCATGCAGCTCACCTATAACAACCAGAGTCTCCTCGCCTGTGGCTGTTATGAGGACGAAGACAGCGGGCTCACTCGCTTTGGCAAGCAGGTCATCAAAGAGATGAACCGCGTTGGCATGGTGATCGACATGTCGCACAGTGCTGAGCGCTCGACCCTAGAAGCCATAGATTATTCAGAGCGCCCTGTGATCGTTTCGCACGCGAACCCGAGCCACTTCCACCCAGCGCTTCGAAACAAGTCCAACAAGGTGATCGACGCGGTAGCAGCCAATGAGGGCATTCTTGGCTTCTCGCTCTACCCCTTCCATCTCAAAAATGGGCCCAAGTGCACGCTCGATGATTTTTGTGACATGGTCGTTTGGACCGCAGAGCGTATGGGCATTGATCGTATTGGTCTCGGTTCAGACCTTTGTCAGAGCCAGCCACAGAGTGTCTTGGAGTGGATGCGAACTGGCCGGTGGTCCAAAGTTATGGATTACGGCGAGGGTTCGTCAGACAACGCGGGCTGGCCCGATAGCCTGACCTGGTTTGCTGACAATCGTGACTTTCCCGGTATTGCACGGGCCCTATCTCAGCGTGGGTTTTCCGACGCTGAATTGGGTAAAATCATGGGCGGAAATTGGGTTGATCTACTCGAGCGCACAGCGGTCCCGCAAAGCACCTAG
- a CDS encoding NAD-dependent aldehyde dehydrogenase (PFAM: Aldehyde dehydrogenase family), whose translation MSDQNKLYINGEWIQTEASVANVSPSDTNDVIGQYAQASAAQVQAAIAAANTAVAEWGQSALETRYTLLMDIGNELITRSGELGELLAREEGKTRAEGVGEVYRSGQFFHYFAAEVHRQIDDRAESVRPGIEIDTRREPVGVVAIISPWNFPMATAVWKIAPALAFGNSVIFKPANLVPASAWALTEIISRQSALPAGTFNLVMGSGGAVGDAIINSPDIHAVSFTGSLPVGREVAKATAANLVKCQLEMGSKNALIVAGDADLDVAVNAAFVGAYSGTGQKCTASSRLIVDASVHDEFVAKLIAKLETVTVGHALGEGVDIGPVASEVQLNENLAWIEKGKAEGATLAFGGNRIDAATDGYYMEPTLFVDTSNEMSINREELFAPIACVIKADNYEHALSILNDTEFGLTAGIITQSLKTASDFKQRAVAGCVMVNLPTAGTDYHVPFGGRKNSSFGPREQGQYAREFYTTVKTSYVQA comes from the coding sequence ATGAGCGACCAAAACAAGCTTTACATCAACGGAGAGTGGATTCAGACCGAAGCCTCGGTGGCTAATGTCAGCCCTTCGGACACCAACGACGTTATTGGGCAGTATGCACAAGCTTCTGCGGCTCAAGTCCAAGCGGCAATTGCTGCGGCAAACACGGCAGTTGCCGAGTGGGGTCAGTCTGCTCTCGAAACGCGATACACCCTGTTAATGGATATCGGCAATGAGCTCATTACGCGCAGCGGCGAATTGGGCGAACTGCTCGCCCGCGAAGAGGGAAAAACGCGCGCTGAGGGTGTTGGTGAGGTCTATCGATCTGGACAGTTCTTCCACTACTTTGCTGCTGAGGTCCACCGTCAGATCGACGATCGCGCGGAGTCTGTGCGACCTGGCATTGAAATCGACACACGCCGGGAGCCGGTCGGTGTGGTTGCTATCATCAGCCCATGGAACTTTCCCATGGCAACTGCCGTCTGGAAAATCGCGCCTGCCCTCGCCTTTGGTAACTCGGTAATCTTCAAGCCCGCGAATCTAGTGCCTGCCAGTGCCTGGGCACTGACTGAAATCATTTCGCGTCAAAGCGCCCTGCCTGCCGGAACATTTAACTTGGTAATGGGCTCGGGCGGTGCCGTCGGAGATGCGATCATCAACAGTCCTGACATCCATGCGGTATCGTTCACAGGGTCGCTCCCAGTCGGTCGGGAGGTTGCTAAAGCAACTGCAGCAAACTTGGTGAAATGCCAGCTTGAGATGGGATCAAAGAACGCCTTGATCGTTGCGGGGGACGCCGATCTCGATGTTGCCGTAAACGCTGCGTTTGTCGGTGCTTATAGCGGTACGGGACAAAAATGCACGGCGTCATCTCGACTCATTGTCGATGCCAGCGTACACGATGAATTTGTAGCAAAGCTCATAGCTAAGCTCGAGACAGTAACCGTCGGTCACGCACTCGGTGAGGGCGTTGATATCGGCCCGGTTGCCTCCGAAGTCCAGCTTAATGAAAACTTGGCCTGGATTGAGAAAGGCAAAGCAGAAGGCGCAACGCTAGCCTTTGGCGGGAACCGTATCGACGCCGCAACCGATGGGTATTACATGGAGCCAACGCTTTTTGTTGATACCAGTAATGAGATGAGCATCAACCGTGAGGAGCTATTCGCGCCAATAGCCTGTGTGATTAAAGCTGATAATTACGAGCATGCGCTTTCGATACTGAATGACACTGAGTTTGGCCTAACGGCTGGCATTATCACTCAAAGCCTCAAAACCGCGTCAGACTTTAAGCAGCGGGCAGTAGCGGGCTGCGTCATGGTTAACCTGCCTACCGCGGGTACCGACTATCACGTCCCGTTTGGTGGCCGTAAAAACTCCAGCTTTGGCCCGCGAGAACAAGGTCAATACGCAAGAGAGTTCTACACAACCGTCAAAACCAGCTACGTACAGGCCTAA
- a CDS encoding 23S RNA-specific pseudouridylate synthase (PFAM: RNA pseudouridylate synthase~TIGRFAM: pseudouridine synthase, RluA family) — protein sequence MTEDRADLDTLISCDFDSMTGAPELEICYLDDVLVVVNKPAGMLVHRSGIDARETVFLMQTLRDQLGQHVFPIHRLDKPTSGLVIFALSSEIAHELSLMFERGVVDKSYLAFVRGHTSPSLSIDHPLRDEVDSKGRKTKKGVVREAATELTTLAAWTIPEPVDRYPEARYSKVQLKPITGRYRQLRRHMKHISHPILGDVRYGKGTHNRFIEARVGVKRLWLHAYSLAFSHPNTQEILTIQSEMPQDFSHMETWLEQVSSESAA from the coding sequence ATGACTGAAGATCGGGCTGATTTGGATACGTTGATTTCCTGTGATTTCGATTCAATGACTGGGGCGCCCGAGCTTGAGATTTGTTACCTCGATGACGTGCTGGTGGTTGTTAATAAGCCAGCGGGCATGCTGGTACACCGAAGCGGCATTGATGCACGGGAGACCGTCTTTTTGATGCAAACCCTACGAGATCAATTGGGGCAGCACGTGTTTCCTATTCATCGACTCGATAAGCCAACATCAGGCCTCGTCATATTTGCATTGAGTTCCGAGATCGCGCACGAACTGTCGCTTATGTTTGAGCGAGGGGTGGTAGATAAATCCTATCTCGCATTTGTGAGAGGCCACACATCTCCGAGTCTGAGCATTGACCATCCGCTGCGTGATGAAGTCGACAGTAAGGGGCGAAAAACCAAAAAAGGCGTAGTTAGGGAGGCCGCAACGGAGCTGACAACGCTAGCTGCCTGGACAATACCGGAACCTGTCGATCGCTATCCAGAAGCGCGTTATTCCAAAGTTCAGCTCAAGCCTATCACCGGGCGATATCGCCAATTGAGGCGACATATGAAACACATCTCTCACCCCATTTTGGGCGATGTTCGGTACGGCAAGGGAACACATAACCGCTTCATCGAGGCGCGAGTCGGTGTGAAGCGGCTGTGGCTGCACGCTTATTCGTTAGCGTTTAGCCACCCCAATACACAGGAGATTTTGACGATTCAGTCGGAGATGCCTCAAGACTTCAGCCATATGGAAACGTGGTTGGAGCAGGTATCCTCGGAAAGTGCTGCTTAG
- a CDS encoding L-serine dehydratase, iron-sulfur-dependent, single chain form (PFAM: Serine dehydratase alpha chain; Serine dehydratase beta chain~TIGRFAM: L-serine dehydratase, iron-sulfur-dependent, single chain form) → MQGFALNDIFKIGIGPSSSHTMGPMYAAQHFLSQLESRAEPGPFKVQVTLHGSLAATGDGHGTPGAITAGLMGHHYETVTLPDIEAAWIKSATDGHLVSLSGCVVEFNGEKELIRDTVPLAGHPNGMTFVAWKGNEQIAHAQYFSVGGGMVEDHNRVSLATAYVADGPAPFPYKSMDELVALCEREQLSIAELQARNEHLCLRREEFDPMSDKLWSVMSDCIDRGLSAGGELPGGLKVKRRAATLWQRLLNNSHGDKAPANAAQRAMVYAMAVNEENAAGGRLVTAPTNGAAGIVPAVLRAHLDEYKLNEAGVNRHVSRFLRTATAIGGLFKMNASISGAEVGCQGEVGAAASMAAAGLTAAMGGSPRQIENAAEIAVEHCLGLTCDPIGGLVQVPCIERNGMGAVKAIAASDLALAGDGQFMISLDQVIDTVRETGKDMDSRYKETARGGLAIHGLKIPVTAVEC, encoded by the coding sequence ATGCAAGGTTTCGCTTTAAACGACATATTCAAAATCGGCATAGGTCCGTCGTCGAGTCATACGATGGGACCCATGTATGCTGCGCAGCATTTTCTCTCACAACTCGAGTCACGAGCCGAGCCTGGTCCTTTCAAAGTGCAGGTCACTCTGCACGGCTCATTGGCCGCCACCGGTGATGGACACGGAACACCCGGAGCAATCACAGCAGGCTTAATGGGTCATCACTACGAGACGGTAACGCTTCCCGATATCGAGGCCGCTTGGATAAAGTCCGCCACCGACGGTCATTTGGTGTCGCTTTCCGGCTGCGTTGTTGAATTTAATGGTGAGAAAGAATTGATTCGGGATACCGTCCCGCTGGCGGGACATCCGAACGGGATGACCTTCGTCGCTTGGAAAGGCAATGAGCAGATCGCTCATGCGCAGTACTTCTCCGTAGGCGGAGGGATGGTTGAGGATCATAATCGCGTGTCTCTGGCGACAGCTTATGTCGCTGACGGCCCTGCTCCCTTCCCTTACAAATCGATGGATGAGTTGGTAGCGCTCTGCGAGCGAGAGCAATTATCAATCGCAGAACTCCAAGCGAGGAATGAGCACCTTTGCTTGCGGCGTGAAGAATTTGATCCGATGTCGGACAAACTGTGGAGCGTGATGAGCGATTGTATCGATCGCGGCCTCTCCGCAGGGGGTGAGCTACCCGGCGGCCTCAAGGTAAAACGACGGGCAGCCACATTATGGCAGCGGCTTTTGAATAACTCTCATGGTGACAAGGCGCCAGCCAATGCGGCACAGCGCGCTATGGTCTACGCGATGGCGGTCAACGAGGAAAACGCCGCCGGCGGTCGATTGGTGACAGCACCGACCAATGGCGCAGCAGGTATTGTCCCTGCGGTACTTCGCGCACATTTGGACGAATACAAGCTCAATGAAGCGGGTGTTAACCGGCACGTAAGCCGTTTCTTGCGAACGGCGACGGCCATCGGCGGCTTATTCAAGATGAATGCGTCGATCTCGGGCGCTGAGGTAGGTTGCCAGGGTGAAGTGGGTGCCGCGGCATCGATGGCCGCTGCGGGGCTCACCGCCGCTATGGGCGGAAGCCCACGTCAAATCGAGAATGCTGCCGAGATTGCGGTCGAGCATTGCCTTGGACTGACCTGTGACCCGATTGGTGGCCTAGTGCAAGTACCCTGCATTGAGCGCAATGGCATGGGCGCCGTAAAAGCCATAGCCGCATCAGATCTCGCCCTCGCCGGGGATGGCCAATTTATGATTTCGCTCGATCAAGTCATCGATACCGTCCGCGAGACAGGTAAAGACATGGATAGCCGTTACAAGGAAACAGCTCGCGGTGGCCTCGCCATTCATGGCCTCAAAATCCCTGTCACCGCCGTTGAGTGCTGA
- a CDS encoding adenine phosphoribosyltransferase (PFAM: Phosphoribosyl transferase domain~TIGRFAM: adenine phosphoribosyltransferase) has product MSTNSEQLAIIDSHIRDIPDFPKPGIIFKDITPLLSNAAAFTLAVDMLAERLRDSDIDFIACPEARGFIWAAPLAYRLGAGITLIRKPGKLPADTIKHTFDLEYGSDALSIHVDAFAGKPNPNVLIVDDVLATGGTARATAELISAAGGKAIGVAVLIELNFLDGRSRLAGLPVTSLLNY; this is encoded by the coding sequence ATGAGCACAAATTCCGAGCAACTAGCGATCATCGACAGTCATATTCGGGACATCCCTGACTTCCCCAAGCCGGGCATCATCTTCAAAGACATTACTCCTTTGTTGTCGAACGCTGCCGCATTTACCCTCGCAGTCGATATGCTGGCCGAACGCCTTCGTGATTCTGACATTGACTTCATCGCCTGCCCTGAAGCACGCGGTTTTATTTGGGCGGCACCGCTTGCTTACCGACTCGGTGCTGGGATCACGTTGATACGTAAACCAGGCAAACTGCCTGCAGACACCATCAAGCACACCTTTGATCTCGAGTACGGCAGCGATGCGTTGAGCATCCATGTCGATGCCTTCGCTGGTAAACCCAATCCAAACGTTCTTATTGTCGACGACGTGCTCGCCACGGGCGGCACAGCAAGAGCAACGGCTGAACTGATAAGCGCCGCTGGCGGCAAGGCGATAGGTGTTGCGGTATTAATCGAATTGAATTTCCTCGATGGCCGATCTCGGCTTGCTGGTTTGCCCGTTACCTCTCTACTTAATTACTAA
- a CDS encoding kynureninase (PFAM: Aminotransferase class-V~TIGRFAM: kynureninase), whose protein sequence is MSDALFDQLRAQFQLPEGKIYLDGNSLGALPKTTLPTVADTVEKQWGKDLIASWNTHDWIDLPLAVGNQIGKLIGAADDTVVCCDNLSVNLYKAILAALELNPTRTSICVEKQQFPSDNYIAAGISGLLGNDRCSINALSIEHITPEQLSDAAVVVLSHVDYKTGSLRDMAQITANAHAAGALVVWDLAHSAGVVDIDLTACEVDLAVGCTYKFLNGGPGAPGYLYVDPKHQSASNAIPGWMGHAAMFDFESSYRPAQGIRRFLTGTQSVISLSAVSSGLAVFDAVAVSDIRARSLLLTRQFIDCLDESSVASAIAVITPRSDHERGSQVSVTLEHAFPISQALIDSGVIVDFRAPNIIRFGFSPLYNTQAEAIAAVQVLEDIVREKRYEDPKYNVKSKVT, encoded by the coding sequence ATGAGTGATGCTCTCTTCGACCAGCTCAGGGCGCAATTCCAGTTACCTGAGGGCAAAATCTATCTCGATGGCAACTCGCTGGGTGCGCTACCAAAGACTACTCTTCCTACCGTAGCCGACACTGTTGAAAAACAGTGGGGAAAAGACTTAATCGCCAGCTGGAATACGCATGACTGGATCGACCTTCCACTCGCCGTTGGTAACCAAATTGGCAAGCTTATTGGCGCAGCCGACGACACCGTCGTGTGTTGCGACAACCTTTCGGTCAACCTCTACAAAGCGATACTCGCAGCCCTTGAGTTAAATCCGACACGCACATCCATATGCGTGGAAAAACAGCAATTTCCTAGCGACAACTACATCGCCGCAGGGATTTCAGGGCTACTTGGAAACGACAGATGCTCGATAAACGCGTTGAGCATTGAGCATATAACGCCCGAACAGTTGAGTGATGCGGCAGTAGTTGTGCTCTCCCATGTCGATTACAAAACCGGCAGCTTGAGAGACATGGCGCAAATCACCGCAAATGCGCATGCTGCAGGGGCCCTCGTCGTTTGGGATTTAGCCCACAGCGCAGGCGTTGTTGATATCGATCTGACTGCCTGTGAAGTCGATTTGGCAGTCGGCTGTACCTATAAATTTCTCAATGGCGGCCCGGGCGCTCCGGGTTATCTATATGTTGACCCCAAGCATCAGTCAGCAAGCAATGCGATACCCGGTTGGATGGGCCATGCGGCGATGTTCGACTTCGAGTCGTCCTACAGACCCGCGCAGGGAATTCGGAGATTTCTTACCGGGACACAGAGTGTGATCTCACTCAGCGCTGTTAGCTCAGGGCTTGCAGTCTTCGATGCAGTCGCTGTAAGCGACATAAGAGCACGAAGCCTCCTATTAACCCGACAATTCATCGACTGCTTAGATGAAAGCTCGGTCGCATCAGCGATCGCAGTCATCACACCCAGATCTGACCACGAGCGTGGTTCTCAGGTTAGTGTGACGCTTGAGCATGCATTTCCTATAAGCCAAGCACTGATCGATAGCGGCGTTATTGTAGATTTTCGAGCCCCAAATATTATTCGTTTTGGATTTTCGCCGCTGTACAACACTCAGGCAGAGGCAATAGCTGCGGTTCAAGTCCTCGAGGATATTGTGAGAGAAAAGCGGTACGAAGATCCAAAGTACAACGTGAAATCCAAGGTTACATGA
- a CDS encoding alpha/beta hydrolase fold protein (PFAM: alpha/beta hydrolase fold), which yields MFRFQFRALIAFVFCALNNAMASPVSFSEVLDLSVEADRVLLPYGAQNQQTLVHFPVGATDADSVLVIHGGCWSNAYSVNHSLPMAAALSGIGLDVWAAEYRRVGDEGGGWPGSLEDVKSVARYVTQITGKAPLLVGHSAGGHLALKAAEDPNLSISGVVALAPITDLVSYGAETGSCQSMVPKFMGDDSYGPSDAYREASVRIEDITVPIKVVIGDADPIVGANQVESFSLNQLRTIPEAGHFDLIHPETIAFDVVKSTVEQLLEETISGPEAARDE from the coding sequence ATGTTCCGCTTTCAATTCAGAGCGCTCATCGCCTTCGTTTTTTGTGCCCTCAACAATGCAATGGCGTCACCGGTATCCTTCTCTGAAGTCCTAGACCTTAGCGTTGAGGCTGATCGTGTTTTACTGCCTTATGGTGCGCAGAATCAGCAAACACTGGTTCACTTTCCTGTGGGCGCCACCGATGCTGACTCTGTCCTAGTCATTCATGGAGGGTGCTGGTCGAATGCCTACAGTGTGAATCACTCACTACCAATGGCAGCCGCGCTTTCCGGTATCGGGCTTGATGTATGGGCCGCCGAGTATCGGCGCGTTGGTGATGAAGGCGGAGGTTGGCCGGGTAGTTTGGAAGATGTTAAGTCGGTTGCGCGCTACGTCACCCAAATCACGGGTAAGGCTCCCTTATTGGTAGGCCACTCAGCAGGTGGACACCTTGCTCTCAAGGCCGCTGAAGATCCTAATTTGTCGATAAGCGGTGTTGTCGCCCTTGCGCCTATCACCGACCTTGTCAGCTACGGAGCAGAAACAGGAAGCTGCCAATCTATGGTGCCAAAGTTCATGGGCGACGATAGCTACGGCCCTAGCGATGCCTATCGGGAGGCCTCGGTCAGGATCGAAGATATCACCGTCCCGATCAAAGTCGTTATCGGCGATGCAGATCCAATTGTGGGCGCCAATCAGGTGGAATCGTTTTCTTTAAACCAGCTTCGGACCATCCCAGAAGCCGGTCATTTCGATCTGATTCACCCCGAAACCATCGCTTTCGACGTCGTTAAATCAACCGTTGAACAGTTGCTTGAAGAAACCATCAGCGGTCCGGAGGCGGCACGAGATGAGTGA
- a CDS encoding Phosphate-starvation-inducible E (PFAM: Phosphate-starvation-inducible E), which produces MSTSNEEPKVNDTPKFVDRFDDVVLGLFAFAERGLLLLIGGLAIVAVGFELADFMTTGDINLADLLLLFIYLEVLGMAYAYYSTHSVPVTLPVLIAITGITRLILLSKDSEPTKLMFEAGAVLLLAVAYGVLSWSANKFKSNRKH; this is translated from the coding sequence GTGAGTACATCAAACGAAGAACCGAAAGTTAATGACACGCCCAAGTTTGTGGATCGTTTTGACGATGTCGTATTGGGACTCTTCGCCTTTGCCGAGCGCGGGCTACTGCTACTAATCGGGGGCCTGGCGATTGTCGCTGTCGGCTTTGAACTTGCAGACTTTATGACAACGGGCGATATCAATCTTGCAGACCTGCTGCTGCTGTTTATCTACCTAGAAGTGCTGGGTATGGCCTACGCCTACTACTCAACGCACAGTGTCCCAGTAACGCTGCCGGTACTCATTGCCATCACAGGCATTACGCGACTCATCCTACTCAGCAAAGATTCAGAGCCTACCAAGCTTATGTTTGAAGCTGGCGCGGTCTTACTCCTGGCGGTTGCCTACGGCGTTTTGAGTTGGTCTGCCAATAAATTCAAGAGCAACCGAAAGCACTAA
- a CDS encoding acyl-CoA synthetase (AMP-forming)/AMP-acid ligase II (PFAM: AMP-binding enzyme) has protein sequence MTISLCERLESRRQSKPNKLAYIIDGVERSNKASIDHVFRIANGLIAAGIGKGDRVAVLSRNSVECAEAMTGILCSGASMVPVPNTATPEAQRNMLLDSGVKGLFVSDQYREAALTHFSDLPTIRDDLRFALETPCDQFADHVIWAAQFSVESPDIHMSLDEEYDILYSSGTTGTPKGIIHSHLARNLLISGTQTMAFDEAIVLTSTPLYSNTTITTWWPSVWMGATQVIMRKFNAERANDLIAEYGISHAMLVPVQYQRMWAANNHSPDKWASVQWLFSTSAPLSAVMKEKILRDTDAQLLEFYGLTEGGVATTLVARKAAELGKLGSVGQVQPGGELRILGEDGELLGPNEPGEIVGRTGIMSDGYLNREEATKAMHWFDEEGQLFYRSGDVGYLDEDGWLFLSDRIKDMILSGGQNIYATDLEQALNAMPEIIESAVVAKPSDHWGETPWAFVVKRSESELSEEDIRLAANGALSPIQAIAGVTFMDELPRSDIGKILKRQLRDTF, from the coding sequence GTGACCATTTCACTCTGTGAGCGCCTAGAAAGTCGTCGTCAGTCGAAGCCCAATAAGCTTGCCTACATCATCGACGGTGTTGAGCGTAGTAATAAAGCAAGCATCGATCATGTATTTCGGATTGCTAACGGCTTGATCGCAGCAGGTATTGGGAAGGGCGATCGTGTGGCGGTGTTATCGCGTAACAGCGTTGAATGTGCAGAGGCAATGACAGGCATCCTATGTTCTGGCGCAAGTATGGTTCCCGTACCCAACACCGCAACGCCTGAAGCGCAGCGGAACATGCTGCTAGACAGTGGTGTTAAGGGACTGTTTGTATCTGATCAGTATCGAGAGGCAGCGCTTACCCACTTTTCTGACTTGCCGACGATAAGAGATGACCTGCGTTTTGCTCTAGAGACGCCGTGTGATCAGTTTGCCGACCATGTAATCTGGGCTGCGCAGTTCTCCGTTGAATCTCCCGATATTCATATGTCGCTGGATGAGGAATACGACATTCTCTACAGCTCCGGGACGACGGGCACACCTAAAGGCATCATCCACAGTCACCTTGCGCGTAATCTTTTGATTTCTGGTACCCAAACGATGGCGTTTGATGAAGCTATCGTGCTCACCAGTACACCGCTTTACTCGAATACCACAATTACTACTTGGTGGCCGTCAGTCTGGATGGGGGCCACCCAAGTGATCATGCGTAAGTTCAATGCAGAACGCGCTAATGATCTGATCGCGGAATATGGCATTTCGCACGCAATGCTTGTGCCTGTGCAGTATCAGCGCATGTGGGCCGCCAATAATCACAGTCCCGATAAATGGGCGAGTGTTCAATGGCTGTTCTCAACCAGCGCGCCGCTCTCAGCGGTAATGAAGGAGAAGATTCTGCGAGATACCGATGCGCAGCTATTGGAGTTTTATGGGCTTACAGAGGGCGGTGTTGCTACAACATTAGTGGCTCGCAAGGCTGCGGAATTGGGCAAGCTGGGCTCAGTAGGGCAGGTCCAGCCCGGTGGTGAGCTCCGCATTTTAGGGGAGGATGGTGAGCTCTTGGGTCCGAATGAGCCGGGTGAAATTGTCGGTCGTACGGGCATCATGAGTGACGGCTACCTGAACCGCGAAGAAGCGACCAAGGCCATGCATTGGTTCGACGAGGAGGGGCAATTATTCTATCGCTCCGGTGACGTGGGCTATCTCGATGAAGACGGTTGGCTTTTCCTGAGTGATCGGATCAAGGATATGATTCTCTCGGGTGGCCAGAATATTTACGCCACTGATCTTGAGCAGGCATTGAACGCTATGCCCGAGATAATTGAATCGGCTGTGGTGGCAAAACCCTCAGACCATTGGGGGGAGACACCCTGGGCGTTTGTGGTTAAAAGATCTGAGAGTGAGCTCAGTGAGGAAGATATTCGGCTGGCAGCTAACGGCGCGCTGAGTCCTATTCAAGCGATTGCTGGCGTTACCTTCATGGATGAGCTGCCTCGAAGCGACATTGGGAAGATCCTCAAACGTCAGCTTCGAGACACTTTCTAA